The Deinococcus misasensis DSM 22328 genome segment GTATAAATCGAAACGGTCTTCATGCTGTCGGGATCGCCTTCAGCAGGGGCTTCATACTTCTTGATTTTGTCCAGCACATCAAGTCCTGCAATGACTTTCCCGAACACCGTGTACTGTCCGTTCAAATTGGTGGCTGGTGCCAGAGTGATGTAAAACTGGCTTCCGTTGCTGTTGGGGTCCTGAGAACGGGCCATGCCCAGAATGCCTTTTTCATTGAAGTTCAGGTTCTGACGCACTTCCAGGCCGAACTGGTAACCGGGACCGCCCTGCCCCCAGGTGCCACGGTCGTCTTTCAGGGTGTTGGGATCTCCGCCCTGAACCACAAAGCCTTCAATCACACGGTGGAATTTGATGCCTTCGTAGAACCGGTTGAGTGCAAGCCACACGAAAGAATTGACCGAAGTGGGGGTGTCTTCTTCAAAGAGGTCCAGCACAATGTCGCCCTGGGTGGTCACGATTTTGGCCACGTAATCGGTGTTGTCTTTCAGGATGCGGTCCGGTTCTTCTTTGAATGAACGCACTGGTTTCTCAGACAAGAACTTTTCCTGGGTGAATCCTTCCAGAGCCTGCTCTGCGGTCACCGAAGGGGTGGTGGGCTCTGGAGTCTCGGTGGTCTCTGGTTCAGTGGATTCGGTGGCCGGAGGGGTGGTGGTATTGGTGGCTTCTTCCTTGGGTTTGCATGCCGCAAGAGAAGCTGTCAGTAAAGCCGCACAAAGCAACCATTTGGATTTCATACGCATTTATTTTACGCACAGGGAATGAGTGTATTACCATAA includes the following:
- a CDS encoding peptidylprolyl isomerase, translated to MKSKWLLCAALLTASLAACKPKEEATNTTTPPATESTEPETTETPEPTTPSVTAEQALEGFTQEKFLSEKPVRSFKEEPDRILKDNTDYVAKIVTTQGDIVLDLFEEDTPTSVNSFVWLALNRFYEGIKFHRVIEGFVVQGGDPNTLKDDRGTWGQGGPGYQFGLEVRQNLNFNEKGILGMARSQDPNSNGSQFYITLAPATNLNGQYTVFGKVIAGLDVLDKIKKYEAPAEGDPDSMKTVSIYTKGK